A single window of Symphalangus syndactylus isolate Jambi chromosome 4, NHGRI_mSymSyn1-v2.1_pri, whole genome shotgun sequence DNA harbors:
- the SCOC gene encoding short coiled-coil protein isoform X3, translating to MRRRVFSSQDWRARGRDGAGFFPRRTFCGRSGRSCRRQLVQVSRAEVSAGSLPLLAPQAEDHSSRILYPRPKSLLPKMMNADMDVDAENQVELEEKTRLINQVLELQHTLEDLSARVDAVKEENLKLKSENQVLGQYIENLMSASSVFQTTDTKSKRK from the exons ATGCGCAGGCGTGTATTCTCGAGTCAGGATTGGCGGGCGAGGGGCCGGGACGGGGCGGGATTCTTTCCACGGCGCACGTTCTGTGGGCGGAGTGGGCGGAGCTGCCGGCGTCAGTTGGTCCAGGTGTCCCGGGCTGAGGTGTCGGCTGGATCCCTCCCTCTCCTGGCGCCTCAAGCGGAAG ACCATTCATCAAGGATTTTGTATCCAAGGCCCAAAAGTTTGTTACCCAAGATGATGAATGCTGACATGGATG TTGATGCTGAAAATCAGGTGGAACTGGAGGAAAAAACAAGACTTATTAATCAAGTGTTGGAACTCCAACACACACTTGAAG atCTCTCTGCAAGAGTAGATGCAGTTAAGGAAGAAAATCTGAAGCTAAAATCAGAAAACCAAGTTCTTGGACAATATATAGAAAATCTCATGTCAGCTTCTAGTGTTTTTCAAACAACTgacacaaaaagcaaaagaaagtaa
- the SCOC gene encoding short coiled-coil protein isoform X8, with the protein MMNADMDAVDAENQVELEEKTRLINQVLELQHTLEDLSARVDAVKEENLKLKSENQVLGQYIENLMSASSVFQTTDTKSKRK; encoded by the exons ATGATGAATGCTGACATGGATG CAGTTGATGCTGAAAATCAGGTGGAACTGGAGGAAAAAACAAGACTTATTAATCAAGTGTTGGAACTCCAACACACACTTGAAG atCTCTCTGCAAGAGTAGATGCAGTTAAGGAAGAAAATCTGAAGCTAAAATCAGAAAACCAAGTTCTTGGACAATATATAGAAAATCTCATGTCAGCTTCTAGTGTTTTTCAAACAACTgacacaaaaagcaaaagaaagtaa
- the SCOC gene encoding short coiled-coil protein isoform X1 has translation MRRRVFSSQDWRARGRDGAGFFPRRTFCGRSGRSCRRQLVQVSRAEVSAGSLPLLAPQAEGPGVLWERGLSRSLTQTSCSFLPAAPGSGAALQPPVLELDCGRGVWVEWDLARLHLPVAALREPERWEGRPRCGGRLVSRRIRIGTSFQAAKAAPGFVSESSSPQSPAEQVLGSKVWKGQRGYILERPFIKDFVSKAQKFVTQDDEC, from the exons ATGCGCAGGCGTGTATTCTCGAGTCAGGATTGGCGGGCGAGGGGCCGGGACGGGGCGGGATTCTTTCCACGGCGCACGTTCTGTGGGCGGAGTGGGCGGAGCTGCCGGCGTCAGTTGGTCCAGGTGTCCCGGGCTGAGGTGTCGGCTGGATCCCTCCCTCTCCTGGCGCCTCAAGCGGAAG GCCCAGGCGTTCTTTGGGAGAGGGGCCTCTCGCGGTCGCTGACGCAAACATCGTGCAGCTTTCTCCCCGCAGCTCCTGGGTCGGGAGCCGCTTTGCAGCCCCCGGTTCTGGAATTGGACTGCGGGAGGGGCGTTTGGGTGGAATGGGACCTGGCACGCCTGCACCTTCCCGTGGCTGCTCTGCGAGAGCCTGAGAGATGGgaggggaggccgaggtgtgggGGGAGACTAGTGAGCCGCAGAATAAGGATTGGAACATCTTTCCAGGCGGCGAAAGCGGCACCTGGGTTTGTTTCGGAATCGTCTTCTCCCCAGAGTCCTGCTGAACAAGTTTTGGGAAGTAAGGTTTGGAAAGGACAAAGAGGATACATTCTTGAAAG ACCATTCATCAAGGATTTTGTATCCAAGGCCCAAAAGTTTGTTACCCAAGATGATGAATGCTGA
- the SCOC gene encoding short coiled-coil protein isoform X4 has translation MRRRVFSSQDWRARGRDGAGFFPRRTFCGRSGRSCRRQLVQVSRAEVSAGSLPLLAPQAEDHSSRILYPRPKSLLPKMMNADMDDLSARVDAVKEENLKLKSENQVLGQYIENLMSASSVFQTTDTKSKRK, from the exons ATGCGCAGGCGTGTATTCTCGAGTCAGGATTGGCGGGCGAGGGGCCGGGACGGGGCGGGATTCTTTCCACGGCGCACGTTCTGTGGGCGGAGTGGGCGGAGCTGCCGGCGTCAGTTGGTCCAGGTGTCCCGGGCTGAGGTGTCGGCTGGATCCCTCCCTCTCCTGGCGCCTCAAGCGGAAG ACCATTCATCAAGGATTTTGTATCCAAGGCCCAAAAGTTTGTTACCCAAGATGATGAATGCTGACATGGATG atCTCTCTGCAAGAGTAGATGCAGTTAAGGAAGAAAATCTGAAGCTAAAATCAGAAAACCAAGTTCTTGGACAATATATAGAAAATCTCATGTCAGCTTCTAGTGTTTTTCAAACAACTgacacaaaaagcaaaagaaagtaa
- the SCOC gene encoding short coiled-coil protein isoform X9 — translation MMNADMDDLSARVDAVKEENLKLKSENQVLGQYIENLMSASSVFQTTDTKSKRK, via the exons ATGATGAATGCTGACATGGATG atCTCTCTGCAAGAGTAGATGCAGTTAAGGAAGAAAATCTGAAGCTAAAATCAGAAAACCAAGTTCTTGGACAATATATAGAAAATCTCATGTCAGCTTCTAGTGTTTTTCAAACAACTgacacaaaaagcaaaagaaagtaa
- the SCOC gene encoding short coiled-coil protein isoform X2 encodes MRRRVFSSQDWRARGRDGAGFFPRRTFCGRSGRSCRRQLVQVSRAEVSAGSLPLLAPQAEDHSSRILYPRPKSLLPKMMNADMDAVDAENQVELEEKTRLINQVLELQHTLEDLSARVDAVKEENLKLKSENQVLGQYIENLMSASSVFQTTDTKSKRK; translated from the exons ATGCGCAGGCGTGTATTCTCGAGTCAGGATTGGCGGGCGAGGGGCCGGGACGGGGCGGGATTCTTTCCACGGCGCACGTTCTGTGGGCGGAGTGGGCGGAGCTGCCGGCGTCAGTTGGTCCAGGTGTCCCGGGCTGAGGTGTCGGCTGGATCCCTCCCTCTCCTGGCGCCTCAAGCGGAAG ACCATTCATCAAGGATTTTGTATCCAAGGCCCAAAAGTTTGTTACCCAAGATGATGAATGCTGACATGGATG CAGTTGATGCTGAAAATCAGGTGGAACTGGAGGAAAAAACAAGACTTATTAATCAAGTGTTGGAACTCCAACACACACTTGAAG atCTCTCTGCAAGAGTAGATGCAGTTAAGGAAGAAAATCTGAAGCTAAAATCAGAAAACCAAGTTCTTGGACAATATATAGAAAATCTCATGTCAGCTTCTAGTGTTTTTCAAACAACTgacacaaaaagcaaaagaaagtaa